Proteins from a single region of Paraglaciecola sp. T6c:
- the groL gene encoding chaperonin GroEL (60 kDa chaperone family; promotes refolding of misfolded polypeptides especially under stressful conditions; forms two stacked rings of heptamers to form a barrel-shaped 14mer; ends can be capped by GroES; misfolded proteins enter the barrel where they are refolded when GroES binds), translating to MAAKEVRFSDDARVKMLAGVNILANAVKVTLGPKGRNVVLDKSFGAPTITKDGVSVAKEIELEDKFENMGAQMVKEVASKANDEAGDGTTTATVLAQSIVTEGLKAVAAGMNPMDLKRGIDKAVIAAVEQLKTLSVPCADSKAIAQVGTISANSDTEVGDLIAEAMDKVGKEGVITVEEGQSLQNELEVVEGMQFDRGYLSPYFMNNQENGTVELDSPFILLVDKKVSNIRELLPTLEAVAKASKPLLIIAEDVEGEALATLVVNNMRGIVKVAAVKAPGFGDRRKAMLQDLATLTGGTVISEEIGLELEKVTLEDLGTAKRVVINKDNTTVVDGAGEEEAIQGRVAQIRAQIEESSSDYDKEKLQERLAKLAGGVAVIKVGAATEVEMKEKKDRVEDALHATRAAVEEGVVAGGGVALVRAASKIVDLQGDNEDQTHGIKLLLRAMESPMRQIAANAGAEASVVTNAVKNGADNYGYNAGNDTYGDMLEMGILDPTKVTRSALQFAASIASLMITTEAMIAEAPKEDAPAMPDMGGMGGMGGMGGMM from the coding sequence ATGGCAGCAAAAGAAGTACGTTTTTCTGATGACGCTCGCGTAAAAATGCTAGCAGGCGTTAACATTCTAGCTAACGCAGTAAAAGTTACCCTAGGTCCTAAAGGCCGTAACGTAGTGTTAGACAAGTCATTCGGCGCACCTACCATCACTAAAGATGGTGTATCCGTAGCCAAAGAAATCGAATTAGAAGATAAATTCGAAAACATGGGCGCACAAATGGTGAAAGAAGTTGCTTCTAAAGCCAATGACGAAGCTGGTGACGGAACAACTACCGCAACGGTACTTGCACAGTCTATCGTGACTGAAGGCCTGAAAGCCGTTGCAGCAGGTATGAACCCAATGGATCTTAAGCGCGGTATCGACAAAGCAGTTATTGCTGCGGTTGAACAGCTTAAAACCCTTTCTGTTCCATGTGCAGACAGCAAAGCGATTGCCCAAGTAGGTACTATCTCTGCTAACTCTGACACTGAAGTAGGCGACCTTATCGCTGAAGCAATGGACAAAGTAGGCAAAGAAGGCGTTATCACAGTTGAAGAAGGCCAATCTCTACAAAACGAACTAGAAGTGGTAGAAGGTATGCAGTTCGACCGTGGTTACCTATCTCCATACTTCATGAACAACCAAGAAAACGGCACTGTAGAACTAGACAGCCCGTTTATCCTATTGGTTGACAAAAAAGTATCTAACATCCGTGAATTACTACCGACCCTTGAAGCAGTAGCAAAAGCCTCTAAGCCTTTGTTAATCATCGCTGAAGACGTTGAAGGTGAAGCACTTGCTACGCTAGTTGTGAACAACATGCGCGGTATCGTTAAAGTGGCTGCTGTTAAAGCACCAGGTTTCGGTGACCGTCGTAAAGCCATGCTCCAAGATCTTGCCACCTTAACAGGCGGTACTGTGATTTCTGAAGAAATCGGTCTAGAGCTTGAAAAAGTGACCCTAGAAGATTTAGGCACAGCTAAGCGTGTTGTTATCAACAAAGACAACACCACAGTGGTTGACGGTGCTGGCGAAGAAGAAGCGATCCAAGGCCGTGTTGCTCAAATACGCGCTCAAATCGAAGAATCAAGCTCAGACTACGACAAAGAGAAGCTTCAAGAACGTCTAGCTAAACTAGCTGGCGGTGTTGCGGTTATCAAAGTTGGCGCAGCCACTGAAGTTGAAATGAAAGAGAAGAAAGACCGCGTTGAAGATGCATTACACGCAACTCGCGCAGCGGTTGAAGAAGGCGTAGTTGCCGGTGGTGGTGTTGCACTAGTCCGTGCCGCGTCTAAAATTGTTGACCTTCAAGGCGACAACGAAGACCAAACACACGGCATTAAATTGCTACTTCGCGCAATGGAATCGCCAATGCGTCAAATCGCCGCTAACGCCGGTGCAGAAGCATCAGTAGTGACTAACGCCGTTAAAAACGGCGCTGACAACTACGGTTACAACGCAGGTAACGACACTTACGGCGATATGCTAGAGATGGGTATCCTTGACCCAACTAAAGTAACGCGTTCTGCACTACAGTTCGCAGCATCAATCGCAAGTTTGATGATCACAACTGAAGCGATGATCGCTGAAGCACCGAAAGAAGATGCACCTGCAATGCCTGATATGGGCGGCATGGGTGGTATGGGTGGAATGGGCGGCATGATGTAA
- a CDS encoding DUF3644 domain-containing protein: MSRYDKVDLAYDFLVTKEKETEAFTIIQLAEATGWSIGTCSTYPSKRWHQYVVKDGTQYSSSGISYLSKEEFRSVHSQKLQKTTDLSTKGILVHKAKEFALLAVSTYNNPYTEFKTYGFIVNIVIAYTSLFHAIFEKRGSDYFYLDNDGNPILIEGEEKAWELGECSDAYWKGESSAEKANIKFLIGLRNKIEHRSLPAIDLAVCGECQSALSNFETLLVEEFGDDHALTASLAIAMQLTRISEQAQLDSLKQLQKESYKVVREYMETYRNDLNDDVVQSQKYRIRAFLVPKLGNHATSADIAVEFLNVNNLSDEEIANYEQGVAFIKGIENPFKLKPSKVVELVAKKIKGFNMTLHTKCWKFYDARPREIDATFKGEYSSYIEGFDHYLYSMKWVSFLIKELKNKQKMAEVKVHGI; encoded by the coding sequence ATGAGTAGATACGATAAAGTTGATTTAGCTTACGATTTTTTAGTAACAAAAGAAAAAGAAACAGAAGCATTTACCATTATACAGTTAGCTGAAGCTACAGGTTGGAGTATAGGTACATGTAGTACATACCCTTCTAAACGCTGGCATCAATATGTGGTAAAAGATGGAACTCAATATTCTAGCTCTGGTATTTCATATCTTAGTAAAGAAGAGTTTCGGAGTGTACATAGCCAAAAGCTTCAAAAAACTACCGACCTGTCAACAAAAGGAATATTGGTTCATAAAGCGAAAGAATTCGCTTTACTTGCTGTTTCCACTTACAACAACCCGTATACAGAATTTAAGACTTATGGTTTTATTGTAAATATAGTTATTGCTTATACATCACTATTTCACGCAATCTTTGAAAAGCGAGGTTCTGATTATTTCTACCTAGACAACGATGGAAATCCAATACTGATCGAGGGTGAAGAGAAAGCCTGGGAACTTGGTGAGTGTAGTGACGCTTACTGGAAAGGTGAGTCAAGTGCCGAAAAAGCCAATATTAAATTTCTTATTGGCTTAAGGAACAAAATTGAGCATAGAAGTTTACCTGCCATTGATTTAGCTGTTTGTGGAGAATGCCAATCGGCGTTAAGCAATTTTGAAACTTTGCTTGTCGAAGAATTTGGCGATGACCACGCTTTGACTGCAAGTTTAGCTATTGCGATGCAATTAACCAGAATCAGTGAGCAAGCACAACTTGATTCACTAAAACAACTGCAAAAAGAGAGTTATAAAGTTGTCCGTGAATACATGGAAACTTATAGAAATGACCTAAATGATGACGTTGTTCAAAGCCAAAAATATAGAATTAGGGCTTTCTTGGTTCCGAAATTAGGTAATCACGCTACGTCAGCTGACATTGCGGTAGAGTTTTTAAATGTAAATAACTTAAGTGATGAAGAAATTGCAAACTATGAGCAAGGTGTTGCTTTTATTAAAGGGATTGAAAATCCTTTTAAACTAAAACCGTCAAAAGTTGTTGAATTAGTCGCTAAGAAAATTAAAGGGTTTAATATGACCCTGCATACGAAGTGCTGGAAGTTTTATGATGCAAGGCCTAGAGAAATTGATGCTACTTTTAAAGGTGAATATTCGAGTTATATCGAAGGTTTTGATCACTACTTATATTCAATGAAGTGGGTGAGTTTTTTGATTAAAGAGTTAAAAAACAAACAAAAAATGGCAGAAGTAAAAGTACACGGAATTTAA
- a CDS encoding IS110-like element IS492 family transposase, with translation MNPKTNQSVNVGVDTGKFQLDIYIRPHDIYFTVSNDEKGIKEAIKKIQQHSPGRIVIEATGRLEMPFIIACANANLPFVVANPIHIKRFAGAIGQRAKTDKLDAQLIAHYGEAIQPKLSQLKPDTMQAMSDLVARRNQLLVMQTMEKNRLQILPKELAMTIKPILTAFKNQITKIENKIVALIESCPDYQAKNCILQSMKGIGKIASASIISNLPELGYMTNKQASALVGVAPMNRESGRYKGLRKIQGGRHQVRTVLYMAMMSAIQSNPVFKETYQRLVAAGKPKKVAIIACIRKMVVILNSMLRDGVMWEAPKTTN, from the coding sequence ATGAATCCAAAAACAAATCAAAGCGTTAACGTCGGTGTCGATACGGGCAAGTTTCAATTGGATATTTATATCCGCCCTCACGATATTTATTTCACTGTTTCTAACGATGAAAAGGGTATCAAAGAAGCCATTAAAAAAATCCAACAGCATTCGCCTGGGCGTATCGTCATTGAAGCAACTGGCCGATTAGAAATGCCGTTTATTATCGCGTGTGCAAATGCTAATTTACCCTTCGTTGTCGCCAATCCCATTCACATTAAACGCTTTGCTGGGGCGATAGGTCAGCGAGCTAAAACAGACAAACTAGATGCTCAATTGATTGCTCATTATGGTGAAGCTATTCAGCCTAAGTTATCTCAACTAAAACCAGATACTATGCAGGCTATGAGTGATTTAGTTGCAAGGCGAAATCAATTGCTCGTCATGCAAACAATGGAAAAAAACCGCCTGCAAATTCTACCAAAAGAACTCGCCATGACCATCAAACCTATTCTCACTGCCTTTAAGAATCAGATAACCAAAATCGAGAATAAAATTGTCGCGCTCATTGAATCTTGTCCTGATTATCAAGCGAAGAATTGCATCTTACAGAGCATGAAAGGAATAGGAAAAATAGCCTCCGCTTCCATCATCAGTAACCTGCCAGAGTTAGGTTACATGACCAACAAACAAGCCTCTGCGTTAGTCGGTGTGGCTCCCATGAATCGAGAAAGTGGGCGCTATAAAGGGTTGCGGAAAATCCAAGGTGGCAGACATCAAGTCAGAACCGTTTTGTACATGGCGATGATGTCAGCGATACAAAGTAACCCCGTATTTAAGGAAACATATCAACGATTAGTCGCAGCAGGAAAGCCTAAGAAAGTGGCTATTATTGCGTGCATTAGAAAGATGGTTGTTATCTTAAATTCAATGCTCAGAGACGGGGTCATGTGGGAAGCGCCGAAGACTACAAATTAG